Proteins from one Nitrospirota bacterium genomic window:
- a CDS encoding rhodanese-like domain-containing protein — translation MEVPRKTVDELKALMDRNEQVTIIDVRQPAAYRTSPWKIKGAVYVDPDDEQALMAAVGSLDKSAPIVVY, via the coding sequence ATGGAAGTGCCGAGAAAGACCGTCGATGAGCTGAAGGCCTTGATGGACCGGAACGAGCAGGTCACGATCATCGATGTGCGCCAGCCCGCCGCTTACCGCACCAGCCCCTGGAAAATAAAGGGCGCGGTCTACGTCGACCCTGATGACGAGCAGGCGCTCATGGCCGCGGTGGGCTCGCTGGATAAAAGCGCGCCGATCGTCGTCTATTGA
- a CDS encoding AURKAIP1/COX24 domain-containing protein, with amino-acid sequence MGSVVKWRKKKMRKHKHKKLRRLTRSQRR; translated from the coding sequence GTGGGCAGTGTCGTGAAATGGCGCAAGAAGAAAATGCGTAAACACAAGCACAAAAAGCTCCGCAGGCTGACGCGGTCGCAACGGAGATAA
- a CDS encoding PAS domain S-box protein, which yields MGITERERIEELPSESEQLRRRIMELEAECARIKGIVQQSEIRYRTLFEDSRDAVYVTSREGEVIDMNRAGLELFGYSREELIGRDIRELYVDPKDREWFQQEIERTGSVKDYEMRFKRKDGTELYCLMTSSLRRTQDGAILGYQGIMRDVTERRREVEALRQSEEKFSTVFHSSPDWIAISTLEDGRLIDVNEAFLRITGYRREEVIGKTSAELKLWVNPAERAEVVRILREQGKLRDHEVKFRMKNGEVRTMLRSAELIERGGESFIINISRDITERKRTEEEIRKLNAELQQRVAELVDANRELDAFSYSVSHDLRVPLIVIGGYARRLLKRYAGALDEQGREVLQVIQANVGKMEALIDDLLAFSRSGRKQLTRSEIDMEAMVREVFDEVKALEPKRTVRLKTGALLPLFADPALMRQVVVNLISNAFKFTRTREVAEIEIGSLLEGNTVLYFIKDNGVGFDMRHAARLFDVFQRVHAEEGFEGTGIGLSIVKRIINRHGGQIWAEGEPGKGAVFSFTLPWKEIPV from the coding sequence ATGGGCATAACGGAAAGAGAGAGAATCGAAGAGCTTCCGTCCGAGTCCGAGCAGCTCCGCCGGCGCATCATGGAGCTCGAGGCGGAGTGCGCGCGCATAAAAGGCATCGTCCAGCAGAGCGAGATACGGTACCGCACCCTTTTCGAGGATTCCCGCGATGCCGTCTATGTCACCTCCCGTGAGGGAGAGGTTATCGACATGAACCGGGCTGGCCTCGAGCTTTTCGGGTACTCCAGGGAGGAGCTGATCGGAAGGGATATCCGCGAGCTGTATGTTGATCCAAAGGACCGGGAATGGTTTCAGCAGGAGATAGAGCGGACGGGCTCCGTCAAGGACTACGAAATGCGGTTCAAGAGAAAGGACGGCACGGAGCTCTACTGCCTCATGACCTCCTCGCTGCGCCGCACGCAGGACGGTGCGATCCTGGGATACCAGGGGATCATGCGCGATGTGACGGAGCGGAGGCGGGAGGTCGAGGCGCTGCGGCAGTCGGAAGAGAAGTTCTCGACCGTCTTTCATTCGAGTCCCGACTGGATCGCCATCAGCACGCTCGAGGACGGCCGCCTCATCGATGTGAACGAGGCCTTCCTCCGCATCACCGGCTACCGCCGGGAAGAGGTCATCGGCAAGACCTCGGCGGAGCTGAAGCTCTGGGTCAATCCTGCCGAGCGCGCCGAGGTGGTCAGGATACTGAGGGAGCAGGGAAAGCTGAGGGACCATGAGGTCAAGTTCCGGATGAAGAACGGAGAGGTCCGCACCATGCTCCGGTCCGCGGAGCTGATAGAGCGGGGAGGCGAATCCTTCATCATCAACATCTCCCGCGACATTACCGAGCGCAAGCGGACCGAGGAGGAGATCAGGAAGCTCAATGCCGAGCTCCAGCAGCGGGTTGCGGAGCTGGTCGATGCGAACAGGGAGCTCGACGCCTTCAGCTACTCCGTGTCGCACGATCTGCGGGTGCCGCTCATCGTGATCGGGGGCTATGCCCGCAGGCTGCTCAAGCGGTACGCGGGAGCGCTCGATGAGCAGGGAAGAGAGGTGCTGCAGGTTATACAGGCCAATGTGGGCAAGATGGAAGCGCTCATCGACGACCTCCTCGCTTTTTCCCGTTCGGGCCGCAAGCAGCTGACCCGGAGCGAGATCGATATGGAGGCGATGGTGCGGGAGGTCTTCGATGAGGTCAAGGCATTGGAGCCGAAGAGGACGGTGCGGTTGAAGACCGGAGCGCTGCTTCCCCTCTTCGCCGACCCCGCGCTGATGAGGCAGGTGGTGGTGAACCTCATTTCGAACGCCTTCAAGTTCACCAGGACGCGGGAGGTCGCCGAGATCGAGATAGGCAGCCTGCTGGAGGGGAATACGGTCCTCTACTTCATCAAGGACAACGGCGTCGGCTTCGATATGCGCCATGCAGCCAGGCTCTTCGATGTCTTTCAGCGGGTGCATGCCGAGGAGGGGTTCGAGGGCACCGGCATCGGGCTCTCGATCGTCAAGCGCATCATCAATCGCCACGGCGGCCAGATATGGGCCGAGGGCGAGCCCGGAAAGGGCGCGGTCTTCTCCTTTACCCTCCCCTGGAAAGAGATACCCGTGTAA
- the tmk gene encoding dTMP kinase: MARSTGLFISFEGIEGTGKTTQAQLLSARLSARGHRTVLTHEPGGTVIGDRVREILLLPEHREMSSTTELLLYNAARAQHLAELILPALERGDAVITDRFADSTVAYQGYARGIDLTLITSLDGIATGGTRPELTILFDLDVETGLRRNRDINKVDRLELETIEFHRRVREGFLEIARAEPGRVKVVDASLPPEAVAERVWEIVQTKLRDQNQE, translated from the coding sequence GTGGCGAGGAGCACGGGCTTATTCATCTCCTTTGAGGGCATCGAGGGGACCGGCAAGACGACGCAGGCGCAGCTCCTCTCCGCGCGCCTTTCCGCCCGGGGGCACCGCACGGTCCTTACCCACGAGCCCGGCGGAACGGTCATCGGCGACCGCGTACGGGAGATCCTGCTTCTTCCCGAGCACAGGGAGATGTCTTCCACCACCGAGCTGCTCCTGTACAACGCCGCGCGGGCGCAGCACCTCGCCGAGCTCATCCTGCCTGCCCTCGAGAGGGGAGACGCGGTCATCACCGACCGGTTTGCCGATTCCACTGTCGCCTACCAGGGCTATGCGCGGGGGATCGACCTGACGCTGATCACGTCTCTCGATGGCATAGCGACAGGAGGGACCAGGCCTGAGCTTACGATCCTCTTCGATCTCGATGTCGAGACCGGCCTCAGAAGGAACCGGGATATCAACAAGGTGGACCGGCTCGAGCTCGAGACGATCGAGTTCCATCGCAGGGTGCGCGAGGGATTTCTGGAGATCGCCCGTGCCGAACCCGGCAGAGTGAAAGTGGTCGATGCCTCCCTTCCGCCCGAGGCGGTCGCGGAGCGGGTATGGGAAATAGTGCAAACCAAATTAAGAGATCAAAATCAGGAATGA
- a CDS encoding stage 0 sporulation family protein, with product MPDVVGVRFRRCGKIYDFEVDPLDVKEGDPVIVESDFGLSIGTVVRPRRTVGASERELKKVIRRASEEDFKAREDNKRIERDARAFCLERIMARGLPMKLVGAEATLDRKRIVFYFTADGRIDFRELVKDLAAKFKTRIEMRQIGVRDEAKIVGGIGICGRELCCNTFLATFDPVSIKMAKKQELVLNVGKLSGLCSRLMCCLRYEYDGDLGNIASDDDIPIGGDDIPIEVIEEKITATPARREHPRRMHPRETKPARREPIREAAPEALVPTEAAPASAERAPEQQEKRRPGRHKRKRFRR from the coding sequence ATGCCGGATGTCGTGGGAGTAAGGTTCAGACGCTGCGGGAAGATCTATGACTTCGAGGTCGATCCGCTCGACGTGAAAGAAGGCGACCCCGTCATCGTCGAGTCCGATTTCGGCCTCAGCATCGGGACGGTGGTACGGCCGCGGCGTACGGTCGGGGCATCCGAGCGGGAGCTGAAGAAGGTGATCAGGCGGGCCTCCGAGGAGGATTTCAAAGCCAGAGAGGATAATAAGAGGATCGAGAGGGATGCGCGGGCCTTCTGCCTGGAGCGTATCATGGCGCGGGGGCTGCCGATGAAGCTGGTCGGCGCCGAGGCGACCCTCGACCGTAAACGGATCGTCTTTTACTTCACCGCCGACGGGAGAATCGACTTCAGGGAACTGGTGAAGGACCTGGCGGCGAAGTTCAAGACGAGGATCGAGATGCGGCAGATCGGCGTCCGGGACGAGGCGAAGATCGTGGGGGGCATCGGGATCTGCGGCAGGGAGCTCTGCTGCAACACCTTCCTCGCCACCTTCGACCCGGTCTCGATAAAGATGGCGAAGAAGCAGGAGCTGGTCCTCAACGTCGGCAAGCTTTCGGGACTCTGCAGCAGGCTGATGTGCTGTCTCCGTTATGAGTACGACGGCGACCTGGGGAACATCGCTTCGGATGACGATATCCCGATCGGCGGGGACGATATCCCGATCGAGGTGATCGAAGAAAAGATTACGGCGACGCCTGCCCGGAGAGAGCACCCCCGGAGAATGCATCCCCGGGAGACAAAACCGGCGCGCAGGGAGCCGATAAGGGAAGCGGCCCCGGAAGCGCTCGTCCCTACCGAGGCTGCTCCCGCATCAGCTGAGCGGGCGCCGGAGCAGCAGGAGAAGCGGCGGCCTGGCCGGCACAAAAGGAAGCGGTTCAGGCGATGA
- the metG gene encoding methionine--tRNA ligase codes for MSSGKYYVTTPIYYVNDIPHIGHAYTTIAADVLARYHRLRGDAVFFLTGTDEHGQKVEKAAKDRGKTPKEHADSMVPNFKDLWATLNISNDAFIRTTDPEHVRTVQGLMQKLFDTGEIEKRGYSGWYCVPDERFWTEKDLVEGNCPDCGRPVEHIHEENYFFLMSKYQDRLVKHIEDNPEYILPETRRNEVLGFLRHNPLGDLCISRPKARLAWGIPLPFDGSFVTYVWFDALVNYYSATEYLAPRGVAWWPADHHLIGKDILTTHAVYWSAMLMALELPLPGAIFAHGWWTVEGKKMSKSVGNVVDPNAMADKYGVDAFRYFLFREVTFGLDGDFSEEALIRRINTDLANDLGNLLSRFLTMAEKYFSGDIEVIVSNQVNDFGKVCIDANRKAHEQELWSRLQFYHILENIWSMIGEANNYIARKEPWKLAKSDSEELKQVISDLWNALRLTALSLYPFMPATAEKMWQQLGLKSLVEEVRQSGGEESVRGVFEWAWRPPYAVKVAKGEQLFPRIEKPEKTIAEKAPKAEKKKEKPAMTEQGVVELIGIEDFAKVQLKVGLVVSAERVEKSEKLIRMKVDTGEERQVVAGIGKAYDPAYLIGKKIVVVANLRPAKLMGIESQGMLLAATDDEGTLSILGLDRDVKQGARVK; via the coding sequence ATGAGCAGCGGGAAGTATTATGTTACGACGCCGATCTACTACGTCAATGATATCCCGCACATAGGGCACGCCTATACCACCATTGCCGCCGATGTCCTCGCACGGTATCATCGCCTGAGGGGCGATGCCGTCTTCTTCCTCACCGGAACGGATGAGCACGGGCAGAAGGTCGAGAAAGCGGCAAAGGACCGGGGCAAAACGCCCAAAGAGCATGCCGACAGCATGGTCCCCAACTTCAAGGACCTCTGGGCCACGCTGAATATCTCGAACGACGCCTTCATACGCACTACCGATCCGGAGCACGTCAGGACCGTGCAGGGCCTCATGCAGAAGCTCTTCGATACCGGCGAAATAGAGAAGCGCGGGTATTCGGGATGGTACTGTGTCCCCGACGAGCGGTTCTGGACCGAAAAAGATCTCGTCGAAGGCAACTGCCCCGACTGCGGCAGGCCGGTCGAGCATATCCACGAGGAGAACTATTTTTTCCTCATGTCCAAATACCAGGACCGGCTGGTAAAGCATATCGAGGACAATCCCGAATATATTCTTCCCGAGACCCGCAGGAACGAGGTGCTCGGCTTCCTGCGGCATAATCCTCTGGGCGACCTCTGCATCTCGCGGCCGAAGGCGCGGCTCGCCTGGGGCATTCCGCTTCCCTTCGACGGCAGCTTCGTCACCTATGTCTGGTTCGATGCGCTGGTAAATTACTATTCCGCTACGGAGTATCTCGCCCCCCGGGGGGTGGCGTGGTGGCCTGCTGACCACCACCTCATCGGGAAGGACATCCTCACGACGCACGCCGTCTACTGGTCGGCCATGCTCATGGCCCTGGAGCTCCCCTTGCCGGGCGCCATCTTCGCGCACGGCTGGTGGACCGTCGAGGGGAAGAAGATGTCCAAGTCCGTAGGAAATGTGGTCGATCCCAATGCGATGGCGGACAAATACGGCGTGGATGCCTTCCGGTATTTTCTTTTCCGGGAGGTGACTTTCGGCCTCGACGGCGATTTCTCGGAAGAGGCCCTCATCCGCCGCATCAACACCGACCTCGCCAATGACCTCGGCAATCTCCTGAGCAGGTTTCTCACTATGGCGGAAAAGTATTTCAGCGGCGACATCGAAGTAATCGTCAGCAATCAAGTGAACGACTTCGGAAAAGTCTGCATCGATGCGAACCGTAAAGCGCATGAGCAGGAGCTCTGGTCGCGCCTGCAGTTCTATCATATCCTCGAGAACATCTGGAGTATGATCGGGGAGGCGAACAACTATATCGCCCGGAAAGAGCCGTGGAAGCTCGCCAAGAGTGATTCTGAAGAACTGAAGCAGGTGATATCCGATCTCTGGAACGCGCTGCGGCTGACCGCTCTTTCGCTGTATCCCTTCATGCCTGCGACGGCTGAAAAGATGTGGCAGCAGCTCGGCCTGAAGTCGCTGGTCGAAGAGGTAAGGCAAAGCGGCGGAGAAGAAAGCGTCAGGGGAGTTTTCGAGTGGGCATGGAGGCCGCCATACGCGGTGAAGGTCGCCAAGGGAGAGCAGCTCTTCCCGAGAATCGAAAAACCGGAAAAGACGATAGCAGAGAAGGCCCCGAAGGCAGAGAAGAAAAAGGAGAAGCCTGCGATGACCGAACAGGGTGTTGTCGAGTTGATAGGCATAGAGGACTTTGCGAAGGTCCAGTTGAAGGTCGGCCTCGTCGTCAGCGCCGAGCGGGTCGAGAAGTCGGAGAAGCTGATCAGGATGAAGGTCGATACCGGCGAGGAGCGCCAGGTCGTGGCGGGCATCGGCAAGGCATACGACCCCGCATACCTCATCGGCAAGAAGATCGTCGTCGTGGCGAACCTCAGGCCCGCGAAGCTGATGGGTATAGAGTCGCAGGGGATGCTCCTGGCTGCAACGGATGACGAGGGCACGCTCTCGATACTCGGCCTCGACCGGGACGTGAAGCAGGGCGCCCGGGTGAAGTAG
- the radC gene encoding DNA repair protein RadC, with product MAGLNQRKVRDWPENERPRERLVKYGAEHLSDAQLLAIILRTGGNGKGVMDLSRTLLETFRDLRAIDSASTTELASLKGLGTAKIAQIKAAFELGKRLMSGSFEGKPVFSSSHAVYTYFAPRFRSVRKELLIALLLDTKNRLLRECKISEGTLTNSLIHPREAFREAIKESAAAVIFVHNHPSGDPAPSRDDLQVTERLKGAGEIIGIGVLDHVIIGDGRYVSLKEKGAV from the coding sequence ATGGCGGGACTGAATCAGCGGAAAGTCAGGGACTGGCCCGAAAACGAGCGGCCCCGCGAGAGGCTCGTGAAGTACGGCGCCGAGCACCTCTCCGACGCCCAGCTGCTCGCCATCATCCTGAGGACCGGCGGCAACGGCAAGGGGGTCATGGACCTCTCGCGGACGCTGCTCGAGACGTTCCGGGACCTCCGCGCGATCGACAGCGCTTCCACTACCGAGCTCGCCTCGCTCAAGGGGCTCGGGACCGCCAAGATAGCCCAGATCAAGGCAGCCTTCGAGCTCGGCAAGCGTCTCATGAGCGGGTCGTTCGAAGGGAAACCGGTCTTCTCCTCCAGCCACGCCGTCTACACGTATTTCGCCCCGCGCTTCAGGAGCGTGAGGAAAGAGCTGCTGATCGCGCTGCTCCTGGATACGAAGAACCGCCTCCTGCGGGAGTGCAAGATATCGGAAGGCACCCTCACCAATTCGCTCATTCATCCCCGGGAGGCCTTCCGCGAGGCGATAAAGGAGTCCGCGGCAGCGGTGATCTTCGTGCACAACCATCCCAGCGGCGACCCTGCGCCGAGCCGGGACGACCTCCAGGTGACCGAGCGCCTGAAAGGCGCGGGAGAAATTATCGGCATCGGGGTGCTCGACCACGTGATCATCGGAGACGGCCGGTACGTGAGCCTCAAGGAGAAGGGGGCGGTGTGA
- the holB gene encoding DNA polymerase III subunit delta', which translates to MALRHIIGQERGVRILLGTLRRERVPSAMLISGDGGVGKKLAAITYAKAVNCLQPAEGDCCDACLSCRKIEAGIHPDVTVLLPEGEEIKIETVRTIEEALFLKPYEARKKVVIIDDADLMNSNAANAFLKTLEEPPEESLILLLSPNPDRLPDTIKSRCTQVRFYPLPLEGVKRVIAGTTGKEAEALAVRLSMGRPGLALSGDLEEEREWFMNLLDALLRGGSKEAWADRNEMKTWLDLSSVFLRDMAVERITGREEDLLYGSSRYRLSRQTDIGAVFEAYRHLQRLRGLLDFNLNKSISWNYAAQIVRPLLARSSS; encoded by the coding sequence ATGGCGCTCAGGCATATCATAGGACAGGAACGCGGGGTAAGGATACTGCTCGGCACGCTGCGGAGAGAAAGGGTCCCGTCGGCCATGCTCATCTCGGGCGACGGAGGGGTCGGCAAGAAGCTCGCGGCCATCACCTACGCGAAGGCGGTCAACTGCCTGCAGCCGGCCGAAGGGGACTGCTGTGATGCCTGCCTCTCCTGCAGGAAGATCGAAGCAGGCATTCACCCCGACGTGACCGTGCTCCTGCCCGAAGGCGAGGAGATCAAGATCGAGACGGTGCGGACGATCGAGGAAGCGCTCTTTCTGAAGCCTTACGAGGCCCGGAAAAAGGTGGTCATCATCGACGATGCCGACCTGATGAACAGCAATGCCGCCAATGCCTTTCTCAAGACGCTCGAGGAGCCGCCCGAGGAGAGCCTCATCCTGCTCCTCTCGCCCAATCCCGACAGGCTTCCGGATACCATAAAATCGCGCTGTACCCAGGTCCGTTTCTATCCCCTGCCGCTCGAGGGAGTCAAAAGGGTGATCGCCGGAACGACGGGGAAGGAGGCTGAAGCTCTGGCGGTGAGACTCTCGATGGGAAGGCCGGGGCTGGCGCTCTCGGGGGACCTGGAAGAAGAGCGGGAGTGGTTCATGAACCTCCTCGACGCCCTGCTGCGCGGCGGATCGAAAGAGGCCTGGGCCGACAGGAATGAAATGAAGACGTGGCTCGACCTGTCATCGGTCTTTCTCAGGGATATGGCGGTGGAGCGGATAACGGGCCGGGAAGAGGATCTCCTCTACGGCAGCAGCCGCTACCGGCTTTCCCGGCAGACGGATATCGGGGCGGTCTTCGAGGCCTACCGGCATCTGCAGCGGCTGCGCGGGCTTCTTGATTTTAATCTCAACAAATCAATATCATGGAATTATGCGGCGCAGATCGTGAGGCCGTTGCTGGCGCGCAGCTCATCGTGA